Below is a window of Longimicrobiaceae bacterium DNA.
GAAGCCGGTGATCTTCATGGCGCCGCGGCACGACGACTGGCGGGTGCAGACCCCAGACGGGTACGCGGCCCAGGTGGGGGGCGCGCGGAGCGTCTCGAGCGACGCGGGGGGCGCCTGGTGGGGGACGCGGGGGATCGGGACGATGCCGCACTCCATGATCGCCGCCTTCGGGGGCGACGTGGTGGAGGCCACCCTGGCCTTCGCGCGCTACGTGCGCGACTGCGAGCCGGGGGTGAGCATCGCCAGCCTGGTGGACTACTGCAACGACGCCGTCACCGACGCGGTCCGCGTCGCCCGCGCCATGCGCGCGGAGTTCGGGGACGGGGTGCTCTCCTCCGTGCGGGTGGATACCAGCGAGCGGCTGATCGACCGCTCTTTGATCGACGACCCGGAGGTGTGGGGGCGGGAGCGGCTCACCGGCGTCAACGCCTGGCTGGTGCGGAAGATGCGCGATGCGCTGGACGCGGAGGGCTTCGGCTACGTGGGGATCGTGGTGAGCGGAGGCTTCACCCCGGCGCGGATCCGCGCCTTCGAGGCGGCGGGCGTCCCGGTGGCGGCGTACGGCGTGGGGAGCAGCCTCCTGGGGCACAACGCCGGGAGCGGAGGGCTCCTCTCCGGCTTCGACTACACCGCCGACGTGGTGGAGGTGGACGGAGAGCCGCAGAGCAAGGTGGGCCGGGGCTTCCGCCCCAACCCGAGGCTGGTGACCCTGGACTGGGAGGAGATCGGCGGATGAGCGCGCGGATCGGCTGGATCGTGGACGTGCAGAACGACTTCATGCTCCCGGACGGGCGCCTCTACGTCCGCCACCTCACCGACGCCTCGGACGCGGGCGCCGTCCGCGCGCGGGAGCGGATCGAGGAGGCGGTGGCCTGGATGCAGGCCAACTGCGACGTGCTGGTGTACACGGGCGACTGGCACGCCGCGGGCGACTCGGAGATCGACGCCGTCTCCCCCGACGCCGCGAAGGGGACCTACCCCCCGCACTGCATGGGGCTCTCGGACGACCCGGAGGAGCGTCGCGGCGGCGACATCCTGGAGTCGGTAGCCCCGGAGGACCCCGTCGTCCTCCCCCGCGGCGCCAGCCCCGAGTCGGCCCGGGAGGCTGCCCGCGCCGCGATCCGCGAGGGCCGTCCCATCTTCGTACAGAAGGAGCGCTTCAGCGTCTTCGAGGGGAACCCCGGCGCGGAAGCGCTCCTGGACGAGCTGGCCTCCCTTCTCCGCGAGCCGCTGGAGATCGTGGTGGCCGGCGTCGCCCGCGACGTGTGCGTCACCCAGGCCGTGGACGGGATGCAGCAGCGCGGCTACCGCACGGTGGCGCTGCGCGACGCCACCTGGGGGCTGGGGCTGGAGGACGAGGCGGCGACGCTGGAGCGCTGGGCCCGCGGCGGGCGGGTGGTGACGCTGGACGAGCTGCGGGCGGAGACGGACCCGGGGGCCGTCCCCCGGCCCCGCGAGCCCTGAGAGGAGGTCGCTCACCGAGCAGGACTCGGTAGGCGCATGCCTGGCGGGCAGCGGTACGCTGCCCGCCAGGCATGTACGACAGCTATTTCAGGGCAATCGCGGTGAGCTTGCCCGTACTCTGTGCGATGATCAGCTTGCCATCCTTGCTGACCGCCAGGTGGCCTCCGGCAGGATATGACCAGGTGGCACGCCGCGCCGCCATGTCGATCGCATAGGTGCGCCGGTTCGAGCTCACGAAGAGGATGTTCTTCGTGGCAATTACGCTCCCCTCGGCCGTCTCACCTGCGGGTAGAGGCCATACCCAGAGATGGGATCCGTCGCTCTCCTTCCGCGCCTCGACCTGGGTGCCGTTCCAGACGTAGAGCACCTCGTCCGCCACCGTCACGTTTCTGCGGTACTGCCCCTTCACCTGCCATCCGATGGAGCGATTGGTCAGGTCGAAGGAGAGGAGCCGGCCACCCTGTGTGACGAGCAGGTTGTTCCTGCTCCCGAGCGCCGGGGATGCGGACACGTCGTAGCCCCCCCAGCTGAATCCGGGATCAGCGACCGAATAGGAGAGGGTGCCGGTAGCGGCGTCGTGGACCGTGAGGGTGGTCGTGTATGCGTAAACGAGGTTGTCCCTCACGGCCGGCGACCACCCATCGTACTGGGCCGTGTTCGCGAACCATCGCCGCGCACCGGTTGTCGCGTCGAACGCGTTGAGGCCGCCGTAGTAGCCTCCCGCGGTGTACACGGTGTTCCCCACGACGACGGGAGCGTACCAGCGCGACCACTGGTTGCCGTAGCCCGAGCGGAACTGAAGCGACCCGGTGGCGGCGTCGAACGCGTGCACGTAGGAGTCACCGTGTCCGCCTGTGGCGACGTAGACCCGGTCGTTGCCGAAAGCGGGCGGGTGCGCCGAGTGGATGCTCCCGAACGAATAGCTCCATCTCCGTGCCCCGGTGCCGAGATCGAACGCGAACGCCTTCTGGTCGCCGAAGTAGAGGTTGTTGCTCACGTACACCCTGCCTCCACCCTCGACCGGAGGATTGAGGGCCCCGCCGCCTGTGTCGACGTCCCACAGGACCTTGAACACGCCCGGATCCACCGTGGCCGAGACCGCGCCCGTGTGCAGCGGACCCCCCTGGTGCGTCGCCCACTCCGTCGTGTGCGACCAACTCGCACCGGGCTTCTGCAGCACGACGACGGTGGTGGTGGCGGATTTGTCTTCGACGCTGGCCTTCAAGGTCGCGGTGCCTGCGGAGAGGGCGCTCACCTTTCCGCTGCCGTCGATGCTCGCCACGGCCGGCGTCGCGCTGCTCCACGAGACGCCTCGGCCCCGGATGGTGTCGCCGTTGATGTCGAAGAGCAGCGCCCGCAGCTCGCCCGTCTGGCCGGTGTACAGCGCACCTTCGGCAAGTGCCCCGCCGATGGCGATCCGGTTCACTGGGGTGCTGACGATCGCGTAGGTGCCACCCCGTGAGACACTGCCGCTCACCGTGTTCGTCACCGTGTCGACGCTGCTCTGCCGCACCAGGTTCCACCCTCCGTTGACGTACACGTAGAGCTGGAGGCTCGACCTCGGGAGGCTGTTCGGGATCTTCCCGGGATCGAACCGGATCGAGAGCTTCGCCGGCCTCCAGAGGGAGAGCGTGCTGGGCGCGATCTCGATGGCGGTTCCGGGGACGCCCCGCGGGTCCTGCGCAATGGAGGTCGCGGGTCG
It encodes the following:
- a CDS encoding PQQ-binding-like beta-propeller repeat protein, yielding MDTPRKSISLSETTRLPATCMDLHRSIRRALTCALVAVASLNTACGDTSGPEDAGVASIAVTGAPAGPILAGTTVQLIGTPLNETGGAVSNRKISWSSSDTAIASVDPKGLVTAAGAGPVVITAAVGKKSGSLTLNVFAGGPIGADGGTVTMKGGLATLAVEPRSLSEATTILLRPATSIAQDPRGVPGTAIEIAPSTLSLWRPAKLSIRFDPGKIPNSLPRSSLQLYVYVNGGWNLVRQSSVDTVTNTVSGSVSRGGTYAIVSTPVNRIAIGGALAEGALYTGQTGELRALLFDINGDTIRGRGVSWSSATPAVASIDGSGKVSALSAGTATLKASVEDKSATTTVVVLQKPGASWSHTTEWATHQGGPLHTGAVSATVDPGVFKVLWDVDTGGGALNPPVEGGGRVYVSNNLYFGDQKAFAFDLGTGARRWSYSFGSIHSAHPPAFGNDRVYVATGGHGDSYVHAFDAATGSLQFRSGYGNQWSRWYAPVVVGNTVYTAGGYYGGLNAFDATTGARRWFANTAQYDGWSPAVRDNLVYAYTTTLTVHDAATGTLSYSVADPGFSWGGYDVSASPALGSRNNLLVTQGGRLLSFDLTNRSIGWQVKGQYRRNVTVADEVLYVWNGTQVEARKESDGSHLWVWPLPAGETAEGSVIATKNILFVSSNRRTYAIDMAARRATWSYPAGGHLAVSKDGKLIIAQSTGKLTAIALK
- a CDS encoding isochorismatase family protein — protein: MSARIGWIVDVQNDFMLPDGRLYVRHLTDASDAGAVRARERIEEAVAWMQANCDVLVYTGDWHAAGDSEIDAVSPDAAKGTYPPHCMGLSDDPEERRGGDILESVAPEDPVVLPRGASPESAREAARAAIREGRPIFVQKERFSVFEGNPGAEALLDELASLLREPLEIVVAGVARDVCVTQAVDGMQQRGYRTVALRDATWGLGLEDEAATLERWARGGRVVTLDELRAETDPGAVPRPREP